The following coding sequences lie in one Mus musculus strain C57BL/6J chromosome 11, GRCm38.p6 C57BL/6J genomic window:
- the Fgf11 gene encoding fibroblast growth factor 11 isoform X1, producing MAALASSLIRQKREVREPGGSRPVSAQRRVCPRGTKSLCQKQLLILLSKVRLCGGRPTRQDRGPEPQLKGIVTKLFCRQGFYLQANPDGSIQGTPEDTSSFSEKGHQLQAHFNLIPVGLRVVTIQSAKLGHYMAMNAEGLLYSSPHFTAECRFKECVFENYYVLYASALYRQRRSGRAWYLGLDKEGRVMKGNRVKKTKAAAHFVPKLLEVAMYREPSLHSVPETSPSSPPAH from the exons ATGGCGGCGTTGGCCAGTAGCCTGATCCGACAGAAGCGGGAGGTCCGCGAGCCCGGGGGCAGCCGGCCCGTGTCGGCGCAGCGGCGCGTGTGTCCCCGCGGTACCAAGTCACTTTGCCAGAAACAGCTCCTCATCCTGCTGTCCAAGGTGCGACTGTGCGGGGGGCGTCCCACGCGACAGGACCGCGGCCCAG AGCCTCAGCTCAAAGGCATCGTCACCAAACTGTTCTGCCGCCAGGGTTTCTACCTCCAGGCGAATCCCGATGGGAGTATCCAGGGCACCCCAGAGGACACCAGCTCCTTCAGTGAGAAGGGACACCAGCTGCAGG cccacttCAATCTGATTCCTGTGGGACTCCGTGTGGTCACCATCCAGAGTGCCAAGCTGGGTCACTACATGGCCATGAACGCTGAGGGGCTATTGTACAGCTCG CCACATTTCACAGCAGAGTGTCGCTTTAAGGAGTGCGTCTTTGAGAATTACTATGTCCTGTATGCCTCTGCTCTCTACCGTCAGCGTCGTTCTGGCCGGGCCTGGTACCTAGGCCTGGACAAGGAAGGCCGGGTCATGAAGGGAAACCGAGTCAAGAAGACCAAGGCAGCTGCCCACTTTGTGCCCAAGCTCCTGGAGG TGGCCATGTACCGGGAGCCTTCTCTCCACAGTGTTCCTGAGACCTCCCCTTCCAGTCCCCCTGCCCACTGA
- the Fgf11 gene encoding fibroblast growth factor 11 isoform 2 (isoform 2 is encoded by transcript variant 2), translating into MAALASSLIRQKREVREPGGSRPVSAQRRVCPRGTKSLCQKQLLILLSKVRLCGGRPTRQDRGPEPQLKGIVTKLFCRQGFYLQANPDGSIQGTPEDTSSFTHFNLIPVGLRVVTIQSAKLGHYMAMNAEGLLYSSRRSGRAWYLGLDKEGRVMKGNRVKKTKAAAHFVPKLLEVAMYREPSLHSVPETSPSSPPAH; encoded by the exons ATGGCGGCGTTGGCCAGTAGCCTGATCCGACAGAAGCGGGAGGTCCGCGAGCCCGGGGGCAGCCGGCCCGTGTCGGCGCAGCGGCGCGTGTGTCCCCGCGGTACCAAGTCACTTTGCCAGAAACAGCTCCTCATCCTGCTGTCCAAGGTGCGACTGTGCGGGGGGCGTCCCACGCGACAGGACCGCGGCCCAG AGCCTCAGCTCAAAGGCATCGTCACCAAACTGTTCTGCCGCCAGGGTTTCTACCTCCAGGCGAATCCCGATGGGAGTATCCAGGGCACCCCAGAGGACACCAGCTCCTTCA cccacttCAATCTGATTCCTGTGGGACTCCGTGTGGTCACCATCCAGAGTGCCAAGCTGGGTCACTACATGGCCATGAACGCTGAGGGGCTATTGTACAGCTCG CGTCGTTCTGGCCGGGCCTGGTACCTAGGCCTGGACAAGGAAGGCCGGGTCATGAAGGGAAACCGAGTCAAGAAGACCAAGGCAGCTGCCCACTTTGTGCCCAAGCTCCTGGAGG TGGCCATGTACCGGGAGCCTTCTCTCCACAGTGTTCCTGAGACCTCCCCTTCCAGTCCCCCTGCCCACTGA
- the Fgf11 gene encoding fibroblast growth factor 11 isoform 1 (isoform 1 is encoded by transcript variant 1), translating into MAALASSLIRQKREVREPGGSRPVSAQRRVCPRGTKSLCQKQLLILLSKVRLCGGRPTRQDRGPEPQLKGIVTKLFCRQGFYLQANPDGSIQGTPEDTSSFTHFNLIPVGLRVVTIQSAKLGHYMAMNAEGLLYSSPHFTAECRFKECVFENYYVLYASALYRQRRSGRAWYLGLDKEGRVMKGNRVKKTKAAAHFVPKLLEVAMYREPSLHSVPETSPSSPPAH; encoded by the exons ATGGCGGCGTTGGCCAGTAGCCTGATCCGACAGAAGCGGGAGGTCCGCGAGCCCGGGGGCAGCCGGCCCGTGTCGGCGCAGCGGCGCGTGTGTCCCCGCGGTACCAAGTCACTTTGCCAGAAACAGCTCCTCATCCTGCTGTCCAAGGTGCGACTGTGCGGGGGGCGTCCCACGCGACAGGACCGCGGCCCAG AGCCTCAGCTCAAAGGCATCGTCACCAAACTGTTCTGCCGCCAGGGTTTCTACCTCCAGGCGAATCCCGATGGGAGTATCCAGGGCACCCCAGAGGACACCAGCTCCTTCA cccacttCAATCTGATTCCTGTGGGACTCCGTGTGGTCACCATCCAGAGTGCCAAGCTGGGTCACTACATGGCCATGAACGCTGAGGGGCTATTGTACAGCTCG CCACATTTCACAGCAGAGTGTCGCTTTAAGGAGTGCGTCTTTGAGAATTACTATGTCCTGTATGCCTCTGCTCTCTACCGTCAGCGTCGTTCTGGCCGGGCCTGGTACCTAGGCCTGGACAAGGAAGGCCGGGTCATGAAGGGAAACCGAGTCAAGAAGACCAAGGCAGCTGCCCACTTTGTGCCCAAGCTCCTGGAGG TGGCCATGTACCGGGAGCCTTCTCTCCACAGTGTTCCTGAGACCTCCCCTTCCAGTCCCCCTGCCCACTGA
- the Fgf11 gene encoding fibroblast growth factor 11 isoform 3 (isoform 3 is encoded by transcript variant 4), with amino-acid sequence MAALASSLIRQKREVREPGGSRPVSAQRRVCPRGTKSLCQKQLLILLSKVRLCGGRPTRQDRGPEPQLKGIVTKLFCRQGFYLQANPDGSIQGTPEDTSSFTHFNLIPVGLRVVTIQSAKLGHYMAMNAEGLLYSSPHFTAECRFKECVFENYYVLYASALYRQRRSGRAWYLGLDKEGRVMKGNRVKKTKAAAHFVPKLLEGGYGLQKSGHVPGAFSPQCS; translated from the exons ATGGCGGCGTTGGCCAGTAGCCTGATCCGACAGAAGCGGGAGGTCCGCGAGCCCGGGGGCAGCCGGCCCGTGTCGGCGCAGCGGCGCGTGTGTCCCCGCGGTACCAAGTCACTTTGCCAGAAACAGCTCCTCATCCTGCTGTCCAAGGTGCGACTGTGCGGGGGGCGTCCCACGCGACAGGACCGCGGCCCAG AGCCTCAGCTCAAAGGCATCGTCACCAAACTGTTCTGCCGCCAGGGTTTCTACCTCCAGGCGAATCCCGATGGGAGTATCCAGGGCACCCCAGAGGACACCAGCTCCTTCA cccacttCAATCTGATTCCTGTGGGACTCCGTGTGGTCACCATCCAGAGTGCCAAGCTGGGTCACTACATGGCCATGAACGCTGAGGGGCTATTGTACAGCTCG CCACATTTCACAGCAGAGTGTCGCTTTAAGGAGTGCGTCTTTGAGAATTACTATGTCCTGTATGCCTCTGCTCTCTACCGTCAGCGTCGTTCTGGCCGGGCCTGGTACCTAGGCCTGGACAAGGAAGGCCGGGTCATGAAGGGAAACCGAGTCAAGAAGACCAAGGCAGCTGCCCACTTTGTGCCCAAGCTCCTGGAGGGTGGGTATGGGCTCCAGAAAAG TGGCCATGTACCGGGAGCCTTCTCTCCACAGTGTTCCTGA
- the Tmem102 gene encoding transmembrane protein 102: MASTVWGGAPWWGPPPPAPARPLTDIDFCSGAQLQELTQLIQELRVQESWSEGPKPGADLLRAKDFVFALLGLVHRQDPRFPPQAELLLLRGGIREGSLDLGHAPLGPYSRGPHYDAGFTLLVPVFSLDGTGPELLLDLESCSAWLRLPELMRGILVREAWQDCLGPPVPEESDMTHQTHSKESPTDRENSVDPSHDYVPEPEPHMSLQKSSSDLSESQSSYKDITNPETPEPLETLSSDALDADESQVPKPSEAPKAWPTLCPTQVTSWFFVKLAEVAESLIPVPGAPRLVHAARHAGVTTVLLATPEPPRHLLLFDLIPVVTVTGWPDTARSHSWAGPLVSESASFYLVPGSLPEQPSTSGWQLCFARQELALKERIPTPLLQAHAAAQALLRPLVAGTRAAAPYLLRTLLYWACERLPALYLARPENAGACCLGLLDELSRVLEAGALPHYFLSGRKLRVGDGSAALRGALAQLRGDPAQALREAVEEAKVARKGGGLAGVGGGTH, from the exons ATGGCTTCCACCGTCTGGGGGGGTGCCCCCTGGTGGGGACCAccgcccccagccccagcccggCCTCTCACAGACATAGATTTCTGCTCGGGCGCCCAGCTGCAGGAGCTCACTCAGTTAATTCAGGAGCTCCGTGTTCAGGAGAGTTGGAGTGAAGGGCCCAAGCCTGGAGCTGATCTTCTCCGAGCCAAGGATTTTGTCTTCGCTCTACTCG GTCTGGTTCACCGCCAAGACCCTCGTTTTCCACCCCAGGCAGAACTCTTGCTGCTTCGTGGTGGGATTCGCGAAGGTTCCCTAGATTTAGGGCACGCCCCCTTAGGTCCCTACTCCCGGGGACCTCATTATGATGCCGGCTTTACACTCCTTGTGCCTGTGTTTTCTCTGGATGGCACTGGGCCCGAGCTGCTACTGGATCTGGAATCCTGTTCTGCATGGCTCCGCCTTCCAGAACTGATGCGTGGAATTTTGGTCCGGGAGGCCTGGCAGGATTGCTTAGGACCTCCTGTCCCAGAAGAAAGTGATATGACTCACCAAACCCATAGCAAAGAGAGTCCCACCGACCGGGAAAACTCTGTAGATCCGTCACATGATTATGTCCCTGAACCTGAGCCACACATGTCTTTGCAAAAATCATCTAGTGACCTTTCAGAGTCCCAATCGTCTTATAAGGACATTACCAATCCTGAAACTCCTGAGCCATTGGAAACACTGAGCAGCGACGCCTTGGACGCCGACGAAAGCCAAGTCCCAAAGCCGTCGGAGGCTCCAAAGGCATGGCCCACATTATGCCCGACCCAAGTAACTTCCTGGTTCTTCGTTAAGTTGGCTGAGGTTGCTGAGTCCCTGATCCCGGTCCCAGGCGCCCCACGGCTAGTTCATGCAGCTCGTCACGCAGGTGTCACCACGGTCCTCCTGGCAACTCCAGAGCCCCCACGCCACCTCCTGCTCTTCGACTTGATCCCGGTGGTGACCGTGACAGGCTGGCCTGACACGGCTCGGAGCCACTCGTGGGCGGGTCCACTGGTCTCTGAATCGGCCTCTTTCTACCTAGTGCCGGGCAGCCTCCCAGAGCAGCCGAGCACCTCTGGATGGCAGCTGTGCTTCGCTCGCCAGGAGCTGGCGCTCAAAGAGCGCATCCCCACGCCGCTGCTTCAGGCACACGCGGCGGCCCAGGCGCTGCTGCGCCCGCTGGTGGCGGGGACCCGAGCCGCTGCGCCCTACCTCCTGCGGACCTTGCTCTACTGGGCGTGCGAGCGGCTCCCGGCGCTCTACTTGGCGCGGCCGGAAAATGCCGGCGCTTGTTGCCTTGGGCTACTGGATGAGCTGAGCCGAGTGCTAGAGGCCGGGGCGCTGCCTCATTATTTTTTGAGCGGCCGAAAGCTCCGTGTGGGAGACGGCTCCGCTGCTCTGCGCGGGGCATTGGCCCAGCTCCGCGGGGACCCTGCACAGGCCTTGCGTGAGGCTGTAGAGGAAGCCAAGGTTGCCCGCAAAGGGGGCGGTTTAGCGGGCGTAGGGGGCGGGACCCATTAA